The following are encoded together in the Pseudidiomarina andamanensis genome:
- a CDS encoding aspartate aminotransferase family protein has product MTTTNKVDRALFDDVMVPNYNPAKMIPVKGEGSRVWDQEGKEYVDFAGGIAVNCLGHCHPAMVKALTEQGNKLWHLSNVFTNEPAIRLAKKLTDATFADRVYFANSGAEANEAALKLARRWALDKFGGEKNQIIAFNKGFHGRTFFTVTVGGQPAYSDGFGPKPGAVEHVDYNDLAALEKLMSEQTCAVMMEPLQGEGGVISPDVDFVKGVRALCDKYNALLIFDEVQTGFGRTGSLYAYQQLGVAPDILSTAKALGGGFPIGAMLTTTEIAQHLKPGTHGSTYGGNPLACAVAEAVFDVVNTNEVLEGVKKREQLFKDALQKINDKYNVFKDIRGKGLLLGAELTEQFEGKARDFLNAAADEGTMVLVAGPSVIRFTPSLIIPEQDIVEGLARFERAVAKLAG; this is encoded by the coding sequence ATGACAACCACGAATAAAGTCGATCGCGCACTCTTCGATGACGTAATGGTACCAAACTATAACCCGGCGAAAATGATTCCGGTAAAAGGTGAAGGCTCACGCGTATGGGACCAAGAAGGTAAAGAGTACGTCGATTTCGCTGGCGGTATTGCCGTGAACTGTTTAGGTCATTGTCACCCAGCCATGGTGAAGGCGTTAACCGAACAAGGCAATAAGCTTTGGCATTTAAGTAACGTATTCACGAACGAGCCAGCGATTCGTTTGGCAAAAAAATTAACTGACGCAACCTTTGCTGACCGCGTCTATTTTGCGAACTCTGGTGCTGAAGCGAACGAAGCAGCCTTGAAATTAGCACGTCGCTGGGCGCTCGATAAATTCGGTGGCGAAAAGAACCAAATTATTGCTTTCAATAAAGGTTTCCACGGTCGTACGTTTTTTACCGTGACGGTTGGTGGCCAGCCAGCTTACTCAGATGGCTTTGGGCCGAAGCCTGGTGCAGTTGAGCATGTTGACTACAACGATTTAGCAGCGCTTGAGAAACTAATGTCAGAACAAACTTGTGCGGTGATGATGGAGCCGTTGCAAGGTGAAGGCGGTGTTATTAGCCCTGATGTCGATTTCGTAAAAGGCGTGCGTGCACTTTGTGATAAATACAATGCATTGTTGATTTTTGATGAAGTTCAAACTGGTTTTGGTCGTACCGGTAGCTTGTATGCTTATCAACAACTTGGTGTAGCACCAGATATTCTTTCAACAGCGAAAGCGCTGGGCGGCGGCTTCCCAATCGGAGCTATGCTAACCACAACAGAAATTGCGCAACACTTGAAGCCAGGTACGCACGGTAGTACCTACGGCGGTAACCCGTTGGCATGTGCTGTTGCCGAAGCGGTGTTTGATGTGGTGAACACCAATGAGGTACTTGAAGGCGTTAAGAAGCGTGAGCAGTTGTTCAAAGATGCGCTGCAGAAAATTAACGACAAATACAATGTGTTCAAAGATATCCGTGGTAAAGGCTTGTTGTTGGGTGCTGAGTTAACCGAACAATTTGAAGGTAAAGCACGCGATTTCTTAAACGCAGCGGCTGACGAAGGCACGATGGTATTAGTTGCTGGTCCAAGCGTGATTCGTTTTACACCGTCGTTGATCATTCCGGAGCAAGATATTGTTGAAGGTTTGGCGCGATTTGAACGAGCTGTAGCTAAGCTTGCTGGTTAA
- a CDS encoding anthranilate synthase component II, giving the protein MLLMIDNYDSFTHNVVRYLRELNAEVKVVRNDQISLAEIQQLPLAGIVISPGPCTPNEAGISLPVIEKFAGQLPLLGVCLGHQAIGQVFGAQVVRAKQVMHGKTSELHHNNQGLFEGLPSPFTVARYHSLLLDHDSLPDELIVDAWVNRDTGAQEVMGIRHASLPVWGVQYHPEAIETEHGHAIFKRFLEFCDLI; this is encoded by the coding sequence ATGTTGTTAATGATCGATAACTATGACTCGTTCACACACAATGTGGTGCGCTATTTGCGTGAGTTAAATGCTGAAGTCAAAGTTGTTCGTAACGATCAAATTAGCCTTGCGGAAATTCAGCAGCTGCCGCTCGCCGGTATTGTGATATCGCCTGGGCCATGCACCCCAAATGAGGCAGGCATTTCGCTACCGGTGATTGAAAAGTTTGCAGGCCAACTTCCACTACTAGGTGTGTGCTTAGGTCATCAAGCAATTGGGCAAGTGTTTGGCGCGCAAGTGGTGCGTGCCAAGCAAGTCATGCACGGCAAAACTTCAGAGCTTCACCACAATAATCAAGGCTTGTTTGAAGGCCTACCGTCACCTTTTACGGTTGCTCGCTACCATTCGTTGCTTCTCGACCACGATAGTTTACCCGATGAACTGATTGTTGATGCTTGGGTGAATCGCGATACCGGCGCACAAGAGGTGATGGGAATACGCCACGCGAGTCTGCCCGTTTGGGGCGTTCAATATCATCCAGAAGCCATTGAAACAGAACACGGGCATGCCATTTTTAAGCGATTTTTGGAATTTTGCGACCTAATCTGA
- the trpS gene encoding tryptophan--tRNA ligase has product MSKPIVLSGCQPSGQLSIGNYIGALRQWVKMQETHDCRFMLVDLHAITVRQEPEKLREATLDGLALYMACGLDPEKSVIFVQSHVPEHAQLAWVLNCYTQMGELNRMTQFKDKSDRHANNINAGLYTYPALMAADILLYQANEVPVGNDQKQHLELARDVATRFNNLYGEVFTIPDPFIPEVGARIMSLQDPTKKMSKSDDNPNNFIGLLEEPKKIIKKLKRAVTDSDEQARIYFDTEEKPGVSNLLSILSAATGRSIADLVPEYEDKMYGHLKGDTADAVVAMLEPIQQRYSELRHDRAYLDQVMAKGAEAASAHAAETLRKVYDVIGFVPRP; this is encoded by the coding sequence ATGAGTAAACCCATTGTACTAAGCGGCTGCCAGCCATCAGGACAACTTTCAATTGGCAATTACATTGGCGCGTTGCGTCAGTGGGTAAAAATGCAAGAGACTCATGACTGCCGCTTTATGCTGGTTGATTTGCACGCGATTACGGTTCGCCAAGAACCAGAAAAACTGCGCGAGGCAACCTTAGATGGGTTGGCGTTGTATATGGCTTGTGGCCTTGATCCTGAGAAAAGTGTTATTTTTGTTCAGTCTCACGTTCCAGAGCATGCACAATTGGCCTGGGTTTTGAACTGCTATACCCAAATGGGCGAATTGAATCGGATGACACAATTCAAAGATAAATCCGATCGCCACGCTAACAACATTAATGCCGGTTTGTATACTTACCCTGCACTCATGGCGGCGGATATTTTGTTATATCAAGCCAACGAAGTACCAGTCGGCAATGACCAAAAACAACACCTAGAACTCGCTCGTGATGTGGCGACCCGCTTCAATAACCTTTATGGCGAGGTGTTCACGATACCAGACCCATTTATTCCGGAAGTTGGCGCTCGCATTATGAGTTTGCAAGATCCAACCAAGAAAATGTCCAAGTCAGACGATAACCCGAATAATTTTATTGGACTGCTTGAAGAGCCGAAAAAAATTATCAAGAAGCTAAAACGTGCAGTGACCGACTCGGATGAGCAGGCGCGTATTTACTTCGACACCGAAGAAAAACCAGGCGTATCGAATTTGCTATCTATCTTGTCTGCGGCAACGGGGCGTTCAATTGCTGATTTGGTACCTGAATACGAAGATAAAATGTATGGTCACTTAAAAGGCGATACTGCCGACGCTGTTGTTGCCATGTTGGAGCCAATTCAGCAGCGCTACAGTGAGCTACGTCATGATCGCGCTTACCTTGACCAAGTGATGGCGAAAGGTGCCGAAGCGGCGAGTGCGCACGCAGCAGAAACCTTGCGTAAAGTGTATGACGTGATTGGGTTTGTGCCGCGGCCATAA
- the rpe gene encoding ribulose-phosphate 3-epimerase gives MRDFLIAPSILSADFARLGEEVENVLSAGADVVHFDVMDNHFVPNLTIGPMVCKALRDYGITAPIDVHLMVQPVDRMIDDFAEAGASIITFHPEASTHIDRSLQQIKAAGCQAGLVFNPATPLHYLDYVLDKVDVILLMSVNPGFGGQAFIPATLDKLRQARQIIDASGRDIRLEIDGGVKVDNIAEIAAAGADMFVAGSAIFNQPDYAQVIDEMRQQLATVVK, from the coding sequence ATGCGCGACTTTCTAATCGCACCATCAATATTATCAGCAGATTTTGCGCGGCTCGGTGAAGAGGTAGAGAACGTGCTTTCTGCTGGCGCAGACGTTGTTCATTTCGATGTAATGGATAACCATTTCGTTCCCAATTTAACCATTGGCCCGATGGTGTGCAAAGCGTTGCGTGACTATGGAATTACCGCACCGATTGATGTGCATTTAATGGTGCAACCTGTTGATAGAATGATTGATGATTTTGCTGAGGCTGGCGCTTCAATTATTACTTTTCATCCAGAGGCATCAACTCATATCGACCGCTCTTTACAGCAAATCAAAGCCGCAGGTTGCCAAGCTGGTTTAGTGTTTAACCCAGCCACTCCCCTTCATTATCTCGATTACGTATTGGATAAAGTTGATGTCATCTTATTGATGTCGGTAAACCCAGGCTTTGGCGGGCAAGCCTTTATCCCGGCTACCTTAGATAAATTGCGCCAAGCGCGACAAATTATTGATGCTAGCGGACGCGACATTCGCCTTGAAATTGATGGCGGCGTGAAAGTCGATAACATTGCTGAAATAGCAGCTGCGGGCGCCGATATGTTCGTTGCCGGTTCAGCCATTTTCAATCAACCTGATTATGCGCAAGTGATTGACGAAATGCGTCAGCAGCTTGCGACAGTAGTTAAATAA
- a CDS encoding DUF2970 domain-containing protein, which translates to MSLTKTKVKQPNKPSVIDIIISVLAALFGVQSDKNRQRDFNHGNPVIYVAVGAVFVILFVLTLVLVVSWVVPSS; encoded by the coding sequence ATGTCTTTAACGAAGACAAAAGTTAAACAACCTAATAAACCCTCCGTTATAGACATTATCATCAGCGTGCTCGCTGCTTTGTTTGGCGTGCAGTCTGACAAAAACCGACAGCGCGATTTCAATCACGGTAATCCAGTGATTTACGTCGCGGTCGGTGCCGTATTTGTCATCTTGTTTGTGCTAACGCTCGTGTTGGTGGTTAGCTGGGTTGTCCCAAGCTCGTAA
- the prlC gene encoding oligopeptidase A, translating into MSQNPLLSDYHLPPFDAIQPEHIVPAIEQRIRDCKATIAEVIEKGDFTWDGLVEPLEQVDDLLERSWSPISHLNAVVSSKELREAHDQCLPLLSEYGTFVGQHEGLYLAFKWLKESKEFNQLTEAQRKVITDTLRDFELSGIALPADKKKRYAEIQTKLSELSSQFSNNLLDATDGWHYLVTDESELAGLPESAVAAAKAAAEEHEQEGWRFGLDFPSYLPVMTYADNSELRRTLYEAFTTRASEQGPQAGQFDNSKIMAETLALRHELAVLLGFENYAALSLATKMAESTTQVEQFLQDLAQRSLPQARADYQEVLNFAHEEYGVNDLDAWDVAYYSEKLKQQRYAISDEQLRPYFPENQVVKGLFNVVQTLFGIRIEEQDTVSAWHPNVRYFVITDNNGDVRGSFFLDLYARSGKRGGAWMAECAVRRVTASHALQLPVAYLTCNFNKPVGDKPALFTHDEVLTLFHEFGHGLHHMLTKVDVAGVSGINGVAWDAVELPSQFLENWCWEPEALAMISGHYESGEPLPQELLDNMLAARNFQSAMQMVRQLEFSLFDLRIHRDYNPEQGDTIQSTLDAVRDEVAVRKPPTYNRFQHSFGHIFAGGYAAGYYSYKWAEVLSADAYSRFEEEGIFNRETGQDFLRAILERGGSREAMELFKEFRGREPQVDALLRHSGITSLGQPS; encoded by the coding sequence ATGAGTCAAAACCCTTTGCTCAGCGATTACCATTTACCGCCATTTGATGCGATTCAACCTGAGCATATTGTGCCGGCGATTGAGCAGCGTATTCGTGATTGTAAGGCCACTATTGCTGAGGTTATCGAGAAGGGTGATTTTACGTGGGATGGCCTCGTTGAACCCCTTGAGCAAGTGGATGACTTGTTGGAGCGCAGCTGGTCACCGATCTCGCACTTAAACGCTGTGGTTAGCTCAAAAGAATTACGCGAAGCGCATGATCAATGTCTGCCGTTATTATCTGAATATGGCACTTTCGTGGGACAGCATGAAGGGCTGTATCTTGCCTTTAAATGGCTAAAAGAAAGCAAGGAATTCAATCAGTTGACCGAAGCGCAGCGTAAAGTCATTACCGACACGTTACGAGACTTTGAACTTTCAGGCATCGCTCTGCCGGCAGATAAAAAGAAACGTTATGCTGAGATTCAAACCAAGTTGTCAGAGCTTTCGTCGCAGTTTAGCAATAACTTACTCGACGCAACCGACGGGTGGCACTATTTGGTCACCGATGAGAGCGAGTTAGCAGGTTTGCCGGAAAGCGCTGTGGCTGCAGCGAAAGCGGCGGCTGAAGAGCATGAGCAGGAAGGTTGGCGCTTCGGGTTAGATTTTCCGAGCTATTTGCCAGTCATGACTTATGCCGATAACAGTGAATTACGGCGTACATTATATGAAGCTTTTACCACACGCGCGTCTGAGCAAGGGCCGCAAGCAGGGCAATTCGATAATTCGAAGATTATGGCCGAAACCTTGGCACTGCGCCATGAGTTGGCCGTTTTACTCGGCTTTGAGAATTATGCAGCACTGTCGTTAGCGACAAAAATGGCCGAATCAACGACGCAGGTCGAGCAATTTCTACAAGACTTAGCACAGCGTTCTTTGCCACAGGCGCGCGCAGATTATCAAGAAGTACTTAATTTTGCGCATGAAGAATATGGCGTGAATGATTTGGATGCGTGGGATGTTGCTTACTATAGCGAGAAGTTGAAACAGCAACGTTATGCAATTTCGGATGAGCAACTACGCCCTTACTTCCCAGAAAACCAAGTGGTTAAAGGGCTGTTCAACGTTGTCCAAACACTGTTCGGCATTCGTATTGAAGAGCAAGATACCGTCTCTGCGTGGCATCCGAATGTGCGCTACTTTGTGATTACTGATAACAATGGTGACGTGCGCGGCAGCTTCTTTTTAGATTTGTATGCGCGTTCAGGCAAGCGTGGTGGTGCTTGGATGGCTGAGTGCGCGGTGCGACGAGTTACTGCTAGCCATGCGTTACAGTTACCGGTTGCCTATCTCACCTGTAACTTTAATAAGCCAGTCGGTGACAAGCCGGCGTTGTTTACCCATGACGAAGTGCTGACGCTATTCCATGAGTTTGGTCATGGCCTGCACCATATGCTGACGAAAGTAGATGTTGCTGGTGTATCAGGAATCAATGGTGTGGCTTGGGATGCAGTTGAATTGCCGTCGCAATTTTTAGAGAACTGGTGCTGGGAACCGGAAGCATTAGCGATGATTTCAGGTCACTATGAAAGTGGTGAACCATTGCCTCAAGAGCTATTGGATAACATGCTGGCAGCGCGAAACTTCCAATCGGCGATGCAAATGGTTCGACAGTTAGAATTTAGCTTGTTCGATCTGCGTATTCATCGCGACTACAACCCGGAGCAAGGTGATACCATTCAATCGACGTTGGATGCCGTGCGCGATGAGGTTGCTGTACGTAAACCGCCAACCTACAACCGCTTCCAACATAGTTTTGGGCATATTTTTGCAGGGGGCTATGCCGCTGGTTACTACAGCTATAAGTGGGCTGAAGTATTATCCGCCGATGCATATTCGCGCTTTGAAGAAGAGGGCATTTTCAATCGCGAAACAGGACAGGATTTCTTGCGTGCAATTTTAGAACGCGGTGGCTCACGCGAAGCGATGGAATTATTTAAAGAGTTTCGTGGCCGTGAACCGCAAGTAGATGCGTTGCTACGCCATTCCGGAATTACGAGCTTGGGACAACCCAGCTAA
- a CDS encoding S9 family peptidase — protein MTQNTSYWLRQTFTAVTAAIFITGCSSLPSMSDTNATSSPQGSEAVKFDELYGEGKFNARGVGPTRWLANGSGYTVLETAENGGQDLVRYHPETQQRTVLVEAENLRPSATEEPLNVADYSWSEDGKKLLIFTNTKRSWRTHTLGDYWVYNLSTKRLQKLGGNAEASTLQFAKFDPQATRVAYVMKNNIYVEDLSSNKITQLTEDGNETIVNGTFDWVNEEEFFLRDGFRWSPDGKSIAYWQLDTEGTPLFTMINNTDSLYPTLKQFPYPKVGETNAAMRIGVMPANGGDTTWMKIPGDPRQNYLVRMQWAGNSSQLLIQQLTRSQAVNTAYLANARSGAVRELLQEVTESWAEYVDDLQFIDGGKSFTWLSERSGFRHIYVVQRDTGRLSTITRGNWDVIEVLQINENDGWVYFIASPETPLERYLFRASLDGSGKLERLTPDQSGTHGYQLSADAKYAVHTYSDVDSMPVVDMISLPEHRRIRVIKDNQNAQDAFDKLKRGMFEFFQVEAQDGLKLDGFLMKPADFDASKEYPIVFYVYGEPWGQTVSNSWGGERFLFHTYLTQQGYIVASVDNRGTRSPRGFEWRRSIYKNLGDITVRDQHDALQAMLKRWDFIDGNRVGIWGHSGGGSQTLNALFRYPEAYHVGMALAPVPDLTLYDTIYQERYSGLLPESADRYRETSAITHAENLQGELLLVHGTGDDNVHFQGSERLVNELIKHGKQFDYFAYPNRTHGISEGKGTTQHLRTMMVEFLKENLPVNAP, from the coding sequence ATGACACAAAACACATCCTATTGGCTACGCCAAACTTTCACTGCAGTGACTGCAGCGATTTTCATCACTGGTTGTAGCTCGTTACCGAGCATGAGTGATACTAACGCTACGTCATCGCCGCAAGGCTCTGAGGCGGTAAAATTCGACGAGTTATATGGTGAAGGTAAATTCAACGCACGCGGCGTTGGCCCAACGCGTTGGCTTGCTAACGGCAGTGGTTATACCGTTCTTGAAACCGCTGAGAATGGCGGCCAAGATCTGGTTCGATATCACCCTGAAACACAGCAACGCACAGTACTTGTAGAGGCAGAAAACTTACGCCCGAGTGCAACCGAAGAACCGTTAAACGTTGCGGATTACAGTTGGTCTGAAGACGGTAAAAAACTCTTAATTTTCACCAACACAAAACGTTCATGGCGTACTCACACCCTCGGTGATTATTGGGTATATAACTTATCAACCAAGCGCCTTCAGAAGCTTGGCGGCAACGCGGAAGCGTCGACATTACAGTTTGCAAAGTTTGACCCGCAGGCAACCCGTGTTGCTTACGTGATGAAAAACAACATCTATGTTGAAGATTTGAGCTCAAATAAAATCACGCAGCTGACCGAAGACGGTAACGAGACCATCGTTAACGGTACCTTTGACTGGGTCAACGAAGAAGAGTTTTTCTTACGTGATGGCTTCCGCTGGAGTCCTGATGGCAAATCAATTGCTTATTGGCAGTTGGATACCGAAGGCACGCCGCTGTTTACCATGATCAATAACACCGATTCGTTGTATCCAACGCTGAAACAGTTTCCTTATCCGAAGGTTGGTGAAACCAATGCAGCCATGCGCATTGGTGTGATGCCAGCTAATGGTGGTGATACAACATGGATGAAGATACCAGGCGACCCGCGTCAAAATTATTTAGTCCGGATGCAGTGGGCAGGTAATAGCTCACAACTATTGATTCAGCAATTAACTCGCTCACAAGCAGTCAATACCGCTTATCTTGCCAACGCCCGCTCTGGTGCGGTGCGTGAGTTGCTACAAGAAGTGACTGAGAGCTGGGCTGAGTATGTTGATGACCTGCAGTTTATTGACGGCGGCAAATCATTTACCTGGTTGAGCGAACGCAGCGGATTCCGTCATATTTATGTGGTGCAGCGCGATACTGGGCGTTTGAGCACAATCACCCGCGGCAACTGGGACGTTATCGAAGTGCTGCAAATTAATGAAAACGACGGCTGGGTTTACTTTATCGCATCACCTGAAACACCGTTAGAGCGCTACTTGTTCCGCGCGAGCCTTGATGGCAGCGGCAAGCTTGAGCGGTTAACGCCAGACCAATCAGGAACTCATGGTTATCAGTTATCAGCTGACGCGAAGTACGCTGTACACACGTATTCAGACGTTGATAGCATGCCTGTGGTCGACATGATTTCACTGCCTGAGCATCGCCGTATTCGTGTCATCAAAGACAATCAGAATGCGCAAGATGCGTTTGATAAATTGAAACGCGGTATGTTTGAATTCTTTCAAGTGGAAGCACAAGATGGCTTGAAGCTCGATGGCTTTCTAATGAAGCCAGCTGACTTTGATGCCAGTAAAGAATATCCAATCGTGTTCTACGTTTACGGTGAACCTTGGGGACAAACCGTTTCAAATAGCTGGGGCGGTGAGCGCTTCTTGTTTCATACCTACTTAACTCAGCAAGGCTACATTGTTGCCTCAGTTGATAACCGTGGTACTCGTTCGCCACGCGGTTTCGAATGGCGTCGCTCAATCTATAAAAACCTAGGTGACATTACCGTTCGTGATCAACATGACGCACTGCAAGCCATGTTAAAGCGTTGGGATTTCATTGATGGTAATCGCGTCGGCATCTGGGGCCACAGTGGTGGTGGTTCGCAAACCTTAAACGCGCTGTTCCGTTACCCTGAAGCCTACCATGTCGGTATGGCGTTAGCGCCAGTGCCTGATCTCACCCTTTACGATACGATTTATCAGGAGCGTTATTCAGGCTTGTTGCCAGAGTCAGCCGACCGATATCGCGAAACGTCAGCGATTACCCACGCAGAAAATCTGCAAGGTGAGTTGCTACTGGTACACGGCACTGGCGATGATAATGTGCATTTTCAGGGCTCAGAACGCTTAGTGAATGAATTG